A window of the Pseudoalteromonas sp. A25 genome harbors these coding sequences:
- the pheT gene encoding phenylalanine--tRNA ligase subunit beta: protein MKFSEKWLREWVNPAIDTEALSEQLSMAGLEVDGLDDVAGDFSGVVIGEVVECGQHPDADKLRVTKVNVGEDELLDIVCGAANCRAGLKVAVAKVGAVLPGDFKIKKAKLRGQPSHGMLCAFEELGMAESSDGILELPSDAPIGQCIRECFSLDDVTIDVDLTANRSDCLGIKGLAREVGVLNSLDVTEVAIEAVQPTIDDKISIELVNSQACPRYLGRIIKGINLDATSPLWMVEKLRRSGVRSIDPVVDVTNYVLLELGHPMHAFDLNAIEGGIKVRNANEGEELVLLDGNTAKLNPSTLLIADDNKALAMAGIFGGEASGVKEGTQDILLESAFFSPLAIAGQARSYGLHTDASHRYERGVDYKLQRDAMERATALLLDIVGGEAGPVVEAVSEADLPKEKSVTLRRARLDRVIGYHIDDAKVTNILTRLGLTVSFANDTWQAQVPSYRFDISIEEDLIEEVARVFGYNNIPNVAPTAALKMTTHVESNVPVSRMRNELVSRGYQEAITYSFVDPKAQKLLHPESDALVLPHPISVEMSAMRVSLMTGLINAVVYNQNRQQSRIRLFEHGLKFLKDDSAENGVAQVAVLGGIVFGNTHNEHWSVASRPADFFDVKGDVEALLSLTNDSARFSFKAQANDGLHPGQSAAIYFDDVKVGFIGAVHPQLQKSLGLNSTAYVFEVEVDAISSRKLPEAVSVSKFPSNRRDIAILVADDVKIGDILESIEKVGGNQLVDLNLFDVYKGKGIEPDFKSLAIALTLQAVDRTLEEKDINQVVDNVVAELAKQFNASLRD, encoded by the coding sequence ATGAAATTTAGTGAAAAGTGGTTACGCGAGTGGGTTAATCCAGCCATTGATACTGAGGCTCTTTCTGAACAGCTTTCTATGGCAGGCTTAGAAGTTGATGGCTTAGATGACGTTGCTGGTGACTTCTCTGGTGTCGTAATTGGCGAAGTGGTTGAGTGTGGCCAACACCCTGATGCAGACAAACTACGCGTAACAAAAGTAAACGTAGGTGAAGACGAGCTTTTAGACATCGTGTGTGGTGCTGCAAACTGTCGCGCAGGTTTAAAAGTGGCAGTTGCTAAAGTAGGTGCAGTTCTACCTGGTGACTTCAAAATCAAAAAAGCGAAACTTCGTGGCCAGCCGTCTCACGGCATGCTATGCGCATTTGAAGAACTCGGCATGGCAGAAAGCTCAGATGGCATCTTAGAGTTGCCATCTGATGCACCTATCGGACAGTGTATTCGAGAGTGTTTCTCGTTAGATGACGTGACGATTGACGTTGATTTAACTGCAAACCGTAGCGATTGTTTAGGTATCAAAGGTTTAGCGCGTGAAGTGGGCGTATTAAACTCGCTTGATGTGACTGAAGTTGCAATTGAAGCGGTACAGCCAACAATTGATGACAAAATCTCGATTGAATTGGTAAACAGCCAAGCGTGTCCACGCTATTTAGGTCGTATCATTAAAGGCATTAATTTGGATGCCACGTCACCGCTTTGGATGGTTGAGAAACTGCGTCGTTCTGGTGTGCGCTCAATTGACCCAGTTGTTGACGTAACTAACTATGTACTGCTAGAACTTGGCCATCCAATGCACGCGTTCGATTTGAATGCCATTGAAGGTGGTATCAAAGTACGTAATGCCAATGAAGGTGAAGAGCTGGTGTTGCTAGACGGCAATACAGCTAAGCTAAACCCTTCAACGCTACTCATTGCTGATGATAACAAAGCATTGGCGATGGCGGGCATTTTTGGTGGTGAGGCGTCAGGTGTCAAAGAGGGCACTCAAGATATCCTTCTTGAAAGTGCATTTTTCTCGCCATTGGCTATTGCTGGCCAAGCTCGTAGCTATGGCTTGCACACAGATGCTTCGCACCGTTATGAGCGTGGTGTTGATTATAAGCTGCAACGCGACGCGATGGAGCGTGCAACAGCACTGTTATTAGATATTGTTGGTGGTGAAGCCGGTCCTGTTGTTGAGGCTGTGTCTGAAGCTGATTTACCAAAAGAAAAGTCGGTTACATTACGCCGTGCTCGTTTAGATAGAGTGATTGGCTATCATATCGACGATGCGAAGGTAACCAATATTTTAACGCGTTTAGGCCTTACGGTTAGTTTTGCAAACGATACATGGCAGGCTCAGGTGCCGAGCTATCGTTTTGATATTAGCATTGAAGAAGATCTAATCGAAGAAGTTGCTCGCGTGTTTGGTTACAATAACATTCCAAATGTAGCACCAACCGCTGCATTGAAAATGACCACGCACGTAGAATCAAACGTGCCTGTATCACGCATGCGTAATGAGCTTGTATCTCGAGGTTATCAAGAAGCTATCACCTACAGCTTTGTTGATCCAAAAGCACAAAAACTATTGCACCCAGAATCAGACGCATTGGTTCTGCCACATCCTATTTCTGTAGAAATGTCGGCAATGCGTGTCAGCCTGATGACTGGCTTGATTAATGCGGTGGTATACAACCAAAACCGCCAACAGTCACGCATTCGTTTATTTGAGCATGGCTTGAAGTTTTTAAAAGATGACTCAGCAGAAAATGGCGTAGCGCAAGTAGCTGTTTTAGGCGGTATTGTGTTTGGTAATACACATAATGAACATTGGTCTGTGGCGTCTCGCCCTGCTGATTTCTTCGATGTGAAAGGGGATGTAGAAGCGCTACTCTCTTTAACCAATGACAGTGCTCGTTTTAGCTTTAAAGCGCAAGCTAACGACGGTTTGCATCCTGGGCAATCTGCGGCTATATATTTTGATGATGTGAAAGTTGGCTTTATTGGTGCAGTTCATCCACAATTACAAAAGTCTCTTGGATTAAATAGCACAGCTTATGTATTTGAAGTAGAAGTAGATGCTATTAGTAGCCGTAAGCTCCCTGAGGCGGTGAGTGTGTCTAAATTTCCATCAAATCGAAGAGATATTGCTATTTTAGTTGCAGATGACGTAAAAATAGGCGATATTTTAGAAAGCATTGAGAAAGTTGGCGGAAATCAATTAGTTGACCTAAACTTATTCGATGTGTATAAGGGCAAAGGTATTGAGCCAGATTTTAAGAGTTTGGCGATTGCTCTTACATTACAAGCGGTTGATAGAACGCTCGAAGAGAAAGACATCAACCAAGTTGTAGACAACGTGGTGGCCGAGCTGGCCAAACAATTTAATGCATCGTTGAGGGACTAG
- the ihfA gene encoding integration host factor subunit alpha, protein MALTKADIAEHLFEKLGINKKDAKDLVEAFFEEIRSALEKGEQVKLSGFGNFDLRDKKERPGRNPKTGEDIPISARRVVTFRPGQKLKTRVEVGTSKES, encoded by the coding sequence ATGGCGCTTACTAAAGCCGACATAGCTGAACACCTATTTGAAAAATTGGGGATAAATAAAAAGGATGCCAAAGATTTAGTTGAAGCGTTTTTTGAAGAAATCCGCTCAGCGCTTGAAAAAGGAGAGCAAGTTAAGCTCTCTGGATTTGGTAACTTTGATCTCCGTGACAAAAAAGAGAGACCGGGTCGAAACCCTAAAACAGGTGAAGACATTCCTATCTCTGCGCGTCGCGTAGTAACTTTCCGCCCAGGCCAAAAACTAAAGACTCGCGTCGAAGTTGGTACTAGTAAAGAAAGTTAA
- a CDS encoding EAL domain-containing protein, translated as MPRTFVFAKQLRSIVLAWLACSFIFGILLALLFVQHRDAEQLHIQNIAKKVHFELNSQLKEIDVFLSQAHSLDVNCPPQTVFQLRQQVFKNPAMSEIGIVNQKGQLLCNSYGQLNPPIQTSIPLKTEGLRYHGPIISEYMEASAFVLARTRSDGYEVNVLLPSDWLRHILELEQYSALDFIALVDSETGVPIILQGNYSLPLNTSLFPLHMPLQAKGQFDDGQDKFLYAQPLEALPKLAIVASSDSTSIFAVASSSLTALAMLYVFVWVALSFLHHHYELRQLSLKSQLKQAIAKKQLFNVYQPLIDAKTQQIVGVEVLIRWQHPSEGELGPAYFIPEAERSGAIVEISIAQVNTAVEELQPLLAQSPNFKVSFNVNGQLLCCNDYLSALYRAHQKINALTIELTERDVLSQNQVKRTLEQLVNTGIEVAVDDFGTGYSGLQYLQSFPIDLLKIDQSFVASIGLDNLQSPVLNAVIEMANKLDKKLIAEGVETPHQAAYLLSKGVTVHQGWCYYKALKIGALTKIAQTSERLATMHVSAA; from the coding sequence ATGCCAAGAACATTTGTGTTCGCAAAGCAGTTAAGAAGTATTGTATTAGCTTGGCTGGCTTGCAGCTTTATTTTTGGCATTTTATTGGCGTTGCTGTTTGTACAGCATCGTGATGCAGAGCAGCTGCATATTCAAAACATCGCCAAAAAAGTGCATTTCGAACTCAACTCTCAGCTCAAAGAAATTGATGTCTTTTTAAGTCAAGCGCACTCTTTGGATGTTAATTGTCCTCCTCAAACCGTATTTCAGCTACGTCAGCAAGTCTTTAAAAACCCAGCAATGAGCGAAATTGGGATAGTTAACCAAAAGGGGCAATTGCTATGTAACTCTTATGGTCAACTCAATCCTCCTATTCAAACGAGTATACCTCTTAAAACTGAAGGGCTGAGGTACCATGGGCCAATTATTAGTGAATATATGGAGGCATCTGCTTTTGTATTGGCCAGAACTCGTTCAGATGGTTATGAAGTGAATGTGTTATTGCCCAGTGATTGGCTCCGTCATATCTTGGAACTAGAGCAGTACTCGGCACTTGATTTTATTGCCTTAGTCGATAGTGAAACGGGCGTGCCAATTATATTGCAAGGTAACTATAGCTTACCGTTAAACACGTCTCTATTTCCGTTACATATGCCGCTTCAGGCTAAAGGGCAGTTTGATGATGGTCAAGATAAGTTTTTATATGCTCAGCCACTGGAGGCTTTACCTAAATTAGCGATTGTAGCGAGCAGTGATAGCACATCAATTTTTGCGGTGGCCTCATCTTCGTTAACTGCATTGGCGATGCTATATGTGTTTGTTTGGGTCGCCTTAAGCTTTTTACACCATCATTATGAGTTGCGACAGTTGAGTTTAAAATCTCAATTGAAACAAGCTATCGCAAAAAAACAGTTGTTTAATGTCTATCAACCGTTAATTGATGCGAAAACACAACAAATAGTTGGTGTCGAAGTATTGATCCGCTGGCAACACCCGAGTGAAGGTGAGTTAGGTCCAGCTTATTTTATTCCTGAAGCCGAGAGAAGTGGTGCGATTGTTGAAATATCCATCGCACAGGTGAACACCGCCGTTGAAGAGTTGCAACCGCTTCTGGCACAAAGCCCTAATTTTAAAGTGTCTTTTAACGTAAATGGTCAGTTGCTGTGCTGTAATGATTACTTAAGTGCATTGTACCGAGCGCACCAAAAGATCAATGCATTGACGATTGAGTTGACTGAACGAGATGTTTTATCTCAAAACCAAGTAAAGAGAACCCTTGAGCAGTTAGTGAATACGGGAATCGAAGTGGCAGTTGATGATTTTGGTACAGGTTATAGTGGTTTGCAGTATTTACAGAGTTTTCCGATAGACTTACTTAAAATTGATCAAAGCTTTGTAGCATCAATAGGTCTTGATAACTTGCAGTCTCCGGTTCTTAATGCAGTGATTGAGATGGCGAATAAGCTGGATAAAAAACTGATAGCGGAAGGTGTTGAAACACCGCACCAAGCGGCCTATTTGCTTAGTAAGGGCGTTACGGTGCATCAGGGGTGGTGTTACTACAAAGCTTTGAAAATTGGCGCGTTGACTAAAATTGCTCAGACCAGTGAAAGGTTAGCAACGATGCATGTTTCGGCGGCATAG
- a CDS encoding alpha-glucosidase → MAQQQWWKGAVIYQIYPRSFQDTNGDGIGDLPGIINRLDYIKSLGVDAIWISPFFKSPMKDFGYDISDYRDIDPMFGTLDDFDTLIEQAHQRDIKIIIDQVLSHTSNQHQWFIESRESCDNDKADWYVWADAKPDGSAPNNWLSIFGGTAWQWEPRRCQYYLHNFLTEQPDLNFHNPDVRKAVLDNVEFWLKRGVDGFRLDAINFCYHDAQLRDNPAKPKELRQGRGFSEDNPYAFQYHYYNNTQPENLAFMQEIRALLDLYPGTVSLGEISSEDSLQTMAEYTADGNKLHMGYSFELLTKDYSAQYIRQTVSTLESVMTEGWPCWAFSNHDVERVASRWSKDGKTVNDQQAKMLTALLGSLRGSVCMYQGEELGLGEASVAFEDLQDPYGITFWPNFKGRDGCRTPMPWEPKQDNSGFSSAKPWLPVSNEHVSRSVHSQAQQDNSVLKFYQEFMAWRKQIPELIYGDIEFIETAEPTLAFYRKHNGKTLLCAFNLAQTPATLTISLDQPDECQLRHHTASYDGTKINMPSYACYFAYL, encoded by the coding sequence ATGGCTCAACAGCAGTGGTGGAAAGGTGCGGTGATCTATCAGATATACCCTCGCAGCTTTCAAGATACAAATGGCGATGGCATTGGCGATTTACCAGGGATCATAAACCGGTTAGATTACATCAAGTCTTTGGGCGTTGATGCGATATGGATCTCGCCGTTTTTTAAATCTCCTATGAAAGACTTTGGCTACGATATTAGCGACTATCGCGATATTGATCCGATGTTTGGTACCTTAGATGATTTTGATACCTTAATAGAGCAAGCACATCAGCGCGATATAAAAATCATTATTGATCAAGTATTAAGCCATACTTCAAATCAACATCAGTGGTTTATTGAAAGCCGTGAAAGCTGTGATAACGACAAAGCTGACTGGTATGTATGGGCAGATGCAAAACCTGATGGCAGTGCTCCAAATAACTGGTTATCTATTTTTGGTGGTACAGCTTGGCAATGGGAACCAAGACGTTGCCAATACTACTTACACAACTTTTTAACCGAGCAACCCGACTTGAACTTTCACAATCCAGACGTACGAAAAGCCGTGCTGGACAATGTTGAGTTTTGGCTTAAAAGAGGTGTTGATGGGTTTCGTTTAGATGCAATTAACTTTTGCTATCACGATGCACAACTTCGTGACAACCCAGCCAAACCAAAAGAACTTCGTCAAGGTCGCGGGTTCAGTGAAGACAACCCCTATGCGTTTCAGTATCATTATTACAACAACACACAACCAGAAAACCTTGCATTTATGCAAGAGATCCGAGCACTGCTTGACCTCTATCCAGGCACGGTGAGCTTAGGTGAAATCTCTTCTGAAGACTCCTTGCAAACAATGGCTGAATACACTGCCGATGGCAATAAACTGCATATGGGTTATAGCTTTGAGCTACTGACAAAGGATTATAGTGCACAGTATATCCGTCAAACAGTGAGCACATTAGAATCTGTGATGACTGAAGGCTGGCCTTGCTGGGCATTTAGTAATCACGATGTAGAGCGTGTAGCCAGTCGTTGGAGTAAAGACGGTAAAACGGTGAATGATCAGCAAGCAAAAATGCTTACTGCATTACTGGGCTCTTTGCGCGGTAGCGTTTGCATGTACCAAGGGGAAGAGCTTGGGTTAGGCGAAGCAAGCGTTGCTTTTGAAGACTTACAAGACCCATATGGCATCACGTTCTGGCCCAACTTCAAAGGTCGTGATGGCTGTCGCACTCCAATGCCTTGGGAGCCAAAACAAGATAACTCCGGTTTTAGTTCTGCTAAGCCTTGGTTACCCGTATCTAATGAACATGTATCTCGTTCGGTACACTCTCAAGCACAACAAGACAATTCTGTGCTCAAATTTTATCAAGAGTTTATGGCATGGCGAAAGCAAATCCCTGAACTAATATATGGTGATATTGAGTTTATAGAGACAGCTGAACCAACATTAGCGTTCTACCGAAAGCACAATGGCAAAACACTATTGTGTGCGTTTAATCTAGCACAGACACCAGCAACACTTACGATCAGTTTGGATCAACCCGATGAGTGCCAGCTACGTCATCACACAGCTAGCTATGATGGAACTAAAATCAACATGCCAAGCTATGCATGTTATTTTGCCTACCTATAA